In Halococcus salifodinae DSM 8989, a single genomic region encodes these proteins:
- a CDS encoding metal-dependent hydrolase, which produces MYRQGHIGVGLLLYAPAAYAMVSAGRLVLAIVGFGVMIWLAMLPDVDMRLPFVSHRGPTHTLGFAVIVGLACGAIGWVLGTELTRFEPQLLGSFGFGLGALVVVAHLVADWLTPMGIAPFWPLSSHRFSLGFARASSTLANGFLFVLGAGATAVVLWFTGLIG; this is translated from the coding sequence GTGTATCGTCAGGGCCACATCGGAGTCGGGCTGCTTCTCTACGCCCCGGCAGCCTACGCAATGGTTTCGGCCGGACGGCTCGTGCTCGCTATCGTCGGGTTCGGAGTGATGATCTGGCTCGCCATGCTGCCGGACGTCGACATGCGCCTTCCGTTCGTCTCCCATCGTGGCCCGACCCACACCCTCGGGTTCGCGGTGATCGTCGGGCTCGCGTGCGGGGCGATCGGGTGGGTTCTCGGGACTGAACTAACTCGGTTCGAGCCACAGCTGCTCGGCTCGTTTGGGTTCGGGCTCGGTGCGCTGGTCGTCGTCGCGCATCTGGTCGCCGACTGGCTGACGCCGATGGGGATCGCGCCGTTCTGGCCGCTTTCGTCCCATCGGTTCTCGCTCGGCTTCGCCCGTGCGTCGAGCACGCTCGCGAACGGGTTCCTGTTCGTGCTTGGCGCGGGCGCGACAGCCGTGGTGCTGTGGTTCACAGGATTGATCGGCTGA